One part of the Phragmites australis chromosome 3, lpPhrAust1.1, whole genome shotgun sequence genome encodes these proteins:
- the LOC133911388 gene encoding trihelix transcription factor GTL1-like, with translation MQQQQPGMPPFSPAGGTAVGQHAQPAAPSPISSRPPEGQQVDELGAGGSAAAGSFDHEGLSAAGDEGERGGSAGNRWPRQETLALLKIRSEMDAAFREAALKGPLWEQVSRRLEAMGYKRSAKKCREKFENVDKYYKRTKDGRAGRGDGKAYRFFSELEALHGASSPHPPASFAPTPVAMAPPATLVVPLGASGVASAVHAARVHAEPLPPVPTVPQQAPSGTSAPAAAATGVTCMMTAGEVSFSSGSDGEDTEETGDGAKRKRRNGGGGSNKVMRFFDGLMRQVMERQEEMQQRFIEAIERREQDRKIREEAWRRQEVARLAREQDALAQERAIAASRNAAVVSFIQRVTGQTIPMPTVAAPTAMISAVTQPPLQPTPVASAAPAPVRLKHHHQPPSIQMAPKQHTMPMIAQPQSQPQAPPEQAQSKEIIVRVPAEWQDTVGSGGGAPSPSRWPKAEVHALIQLRRELEARYQGSGPKGPLWEDISAGMRQLGYSRSAKRCKEKWENINKYFKKVKESNKKRPEDSKTCPYFHQLDALYRNKALASSGAGVVGAAPPPRAESVTVLTAVPLSQTAPPAEHGGNDCSNGNGHGNNGCASRGFSGNGGSSGGMQTKASNGGVAGLAARQFSAEGNGMATNKQEDVVTKETTEQQRPQPVSMNHSYDDRMDAVDSDTMDDDNDDEDDFDDDDEGDVGGGNSNTMQYEIQFQRQQQNQSSVVRPSASGGGAGSGPGPATTSGSFLAMVHH, from the exons atgcagcagcagcagccgggcATGCCGCCATTCTCGCCTGCCGGCGGGACGGCGGTGGGCCAGCACGCTCAGCCAGCGGCCCCGTCGCCCATCAGCAGCCGCCCGCCGGAGGGTCAGCAGGTGGACGAGCTCGGCGCCGGCGGTTCGGCTGCTGCAGGCAGCTTCGACCACGAGGGGCTGTCCGCGGCCGGCGATGAGGGCGAGCGCGGCGGGTCGGCGGGCAACCGGTGGCCGCGGCAGGAGACGCTGGCGCTGCTCAAGATCCGGTCGGAGATGGACGCCGCGTTCCGGGAGGCCGCCCTCAAGGGCCCCCTCTGGGAACAAGTCTCCAG GAGGCTCGAGGCGATGGGGTACAAGCGGAGCGCAAAGAAGTGCCGCGAGAAGTTCGAGAACGTCGACAAGTACTACAAGCGTACCAAGGACGGCCGCGCTGGCCGCGGCGACGGCAAGGCCTACCGCTTCTTCTCCGAGCTCGAGGCTCTCCACGGAGCTTCCTCGCCGCACCCGCCAGCGTCTTTCGCGCCGACACCGGTGGCCATGGCACCGCCGGCCACGCTGGTCGTCCCTCTGGGCGCGTCCGGCGTGGCGTCGGCCGTGCATGCTGCGCGCGTGCACGCCGAGCCGCTGCCTCCTGTGCCCACCGTACCGCAGCAGGCGCCGAGTGGCACCTCCGCACctgcggccgccgccaccggcgtGACATGCATGATGACGGCGGGTGAAGTCAGCTTCTCGTCGGGCTCGGACGGGGAGGACACGGAGGAGACGGGTGATGGAGCGAAGCGTAAGCGGCGgaacggtggcggcggcagcaacAAGGTAATGCGATTCTTCGATGGCCTCATGCGGCAGGTCatggagcggcaggaggagATGCAACAGCGGTTCATCGAGGCCATAGAGAGGCGGGAGCAGGACCGGAAGATCCGCGAGGAGGCGTGGCGGCGGCAGGAGGTGGCGCGCCTCGCCCGCGAGCAGGACGCGCTCGCCCAGGAGCGCGCCATCGCCGCCTCCCGCAACGCCGCCGTCGTCTCGTTCATACAAAGGGTCACCGGCCAGACTATCCCGATGCCCACCGTCGCAGCGCCAACGGCCATGATCAGCGCAGTGACACAGCCGCCTTTGCAGCCCACGCCGGTTGCTTCAGCTGCACCGGCGCCGGTGCGGTTGAAGCACCACCACCAACCGCCATCAATTCAGATGGCGCCGAAACAACACACAATGCCGATGATAGCACAGCCCCAGTCGCAACCACAGGCGCCGCCAGAGCAGGCACAGAGCAAGGAGATCATCGTCCGGGTGCCGGCGGAGTGGCAGGACACGGTGGGGTCCGGAGGCGgcgcgccgtcgccgtccaGGTGGCCGAAGGCGGAGGTGCACGCGCTGATCCAGCTGCGCAGGGAGCTGGAGGCGCGGTACCAGGGTTCGGGTCCCAAGGGCCCGCTGTGGGAGGACATCTCGGCGGGGATGCGGCAGCTGGGCTACAGCCGGAGCGCGAAACGGTGCAAGGAGAAGTGGGAGAACATCAACAAGTACTTCAAGAAGGTGAAGGAGAGCAACAAGAAGCGGCCCGAGGACTCCAAGACCTGCCCCTACTTCCACCAGCTCGACGCACTCTACCGCAACAAGGCGCTCGCCTCTTCCGGCGCCGGCGTCGTCGGTGCAGCTCCGCCACCGCGCGCAGAGTCTGTCACCGTGCTGACCGCGGTGCCGCTGTCCCAGACGGCGCCGCCCGCCGAGCACGGGGGCAATGACTGTAGCAACGGCAACGGCCATGGGAATAATGGCTGCGCGAGTAGGGGCTTTTCAGGAAATGGCGGCAGCTCCGGGGGCATGCAAACGAAGGCGAGCAACGGCGGTGTTGCGGGGCTTGCGGCCAGGCAGTTCTCCGCCGAAGGCAACGGCATGGCGACGAACAAG CAAGAAGATGTCGTCACGAAGGAGACGACGGAGCAGCAGAGGCCGCAGCCGGTGTCCATGAACCACAGTTACGACGACAGAATGGACGCCGTGGACAGCGACACCATGGACGACGACAACGATGACGAAGACGACtttgacgacgacgacgaaggcGATGTTGGCGGCGGCAACAGCAACACGATGCAGTACGAGATCCAGTTCCAGCGGCAGCAGCAGAACCAGAGCAGCGTCGTCCGGCCGAgcgcgagcggcggcggcgccgggtcAGGCCCCGGCCCGGCAACGACAAGTGGGTCGTTCTTGGCCATGGTCCACCACTAG